The following proteins come from a genomic window of Chrysiogenia bacterium:
- a CDS encoding peroxiredoxin produces MSVLVGKEAPEFKAQAVQPDGSFKEISLSDYKGKKYVVLFFYPLDFTFVCPTEIIAFSEAVADFEKLDVQLIGCSIDSHFSHLAWRNTPRTEGGIGEIKYPLLADLNKDIARDYDVLLPGGIALRGLFLIDKNGVVQHQVVNNLPLGRNVEEALRMVKALQFTEKHGEVCPANWDEGKDSMKADPKGSKEFFKKTYA; encoded by the coding sequence ATGAGTGTTCTGGTTGGTAAGGAAGCCCCCGAGTTCAAGGCCCAGGCCGTGCAGCCCGATGGTTCCTTCAAGGAAATTTCGCTTTCCGATTACAAGGGCAAGAAGTACGTCGTGCTGTTCTTCTACCCCCTCGATTTCACCTTCGTGTGCCCCACCGAGATCATCGCGTTCTCGGAGGCGGTCGCCGATTTCGAGAAGCTCGACGTGCAGCTCATCGGCTGCTCCATCGACAGCCACTTCTCGCACCTGGCGTGGCGCAACACCCCGCGCACCGAGGGCGGCATCGGCGAGATCAAGTATCCGCTGCTCGCCGACCTGAACAAGGACATCGCCCGCGACTACGACGTGCTGCTTCCCGGCGGCATCGCGCTGCGCGGCCTGTTCCTCATCGACAAGAACGGCGTCGTCCAGCACCAGGTCGTCAACAACCTGCCGCTCGGCCGCAACGTCGAAGAAGCCCTTCGCATGGTCAAGGCCCTGCAGTTCACCGAGAAGCACGGTGAGGTCTGCCCGGCCAACTGGGACGAGGGCAAGGACTCCATGAAGGCCGACCCCAAGGGCTCCAAGGAATTCTTCAAGAAGACCTACGCGTAA